The following are encoded together in the Streptomyces rapamycinicus NRRL 5491 genome:
- a CDS encoding tyrosine-type recombinase/integrase encodes MIRTPVPMVPGRLSCSLRLCPSVRAEPRDLNRAFTLLCDKAGVRRVRFHDLRHTCASLLHEKGADARMIMEVLGHSSIRVTMDIYTFVRLDSQRSAFDRVGNALRDISGDDDDDRPSGGAVPA; translated from the coding sequence ATGATCAGGACCCCGGTGCCGATGGTACCGGGGCGGTTGTCGTGCTCGCTTCGACTCTGCCCGTCAGTACGAGCCGAACCGCGCGACCTGAACCGCGCCTTCACTCTCCTGTGCGACAAGGCGGGCGTCCGGCGCGTCCGCTTCCATGACCTCCGGCACACCTGCGCCTCTCTGCTCCACGAGAAGGGGGCCGACGCCCGGATGATCATGGAAGTGCTTGGGCACAGTTCGATCCGCGTGACGATGGACATCTACACCTTCGTCCGGCTGGACTCGCAGCGCTCAGCCTTCGATCGCGTCGGCAACGCCCTGCGTGACATCAGCGGCGACGATGACGATGACCGCCCGAGCGGCGGCGCCGTACCCGCTTGA
- a CDS encoding ATP-binding protein: protein MKPELTGPDGRVVVRRWTRHPRCVALARADLRKALAGWGLIAVEEAALLVLSELITNAVRHARVPGRQIETRYLHQGDKVRIEVHDAADQLPKLRAPTLESVRGRGLVLVETLADQWGVTPRPAVGKVVWAVLALPADDRASLASGERREGQS from the coding sequence ATGAAGCCAGAGCTGACAGGCCCGGATGGACGCGTGGTGGTGAGGCGTTGGACCCGCCACCCCCGCTGTGTCGCCCTGGCCCGAGCCGACTTGCGGAAGGCTCTGGCTGGTTGGGGGCTGATCGCGGTCGAAGAGGCCGCGCTGTTGGTGCTGTCCGAATTGATAACGAACGCCGTGCGTCATGCACGGGTGCCGGGGCGCCAGATCGAGACGCGCTACCTGCACCAGGGCGACAAGGTGCGGATCGAGGTTCACGACGCGGCCGACCAGTTGCCCAAGCTGAGGGCTCCGACCCTCGAATCGGTACGCGGCCGAGGGCTGGTCCTGGTGGAAACGCTCGCCGATCAGTGGGGCGTCACCCCACGGCCAGCGGTGGGCAAGGTGGTCTGGGCAGTCCTCGCACTTCCTGCCGACGATCGGGCCTCACTGGCCAGTGGAGAGCGTAGAGAGGGGCAGTCGTGA
- the ribD gene encoding bifunctional diaminohydroxyphosphoribosylaminopyrimidine deaminase/5-amino-6-(5-phosphoribosylamino)uracil reductase RibD translates to MATPNELTAMRRAIAISAQGLGTTSPNPPVGCVILDRDGIPVGEGYHLRKGDHHAEVNALTAARERAEGGTAVVTLEPCNHHGRTPPCRQALIDAKVSRVLMAVMDPTSRGEGGAAVLEQAGIEVERGVLEQEALLVLGPWLHSLRTGRPHITWAYTAGADEDDGDQAAKLRGTYDLVIRRNGAIEEGAPGGHGEGTFCVPLHLADHKPQQTLRALAEAGARAVLIEGTPNEAARLLADAVDRVIIDVPQTTPSARPTAVSGRLLPDGFSMAAIQPIGRYVRLTAERAAQSVSL, encoded by the coding sequence ATGGCCACGCCGAACGAACTGACGGCCATGCGGCGAGCAATCGCCATCTCTGCCCAGGGCCTCGGGACGACGAGCCCTAACCCGCCCGTCGGGTGCGTGATCCTCGACCGCGACGGCATACCGGTCGGCGAGGGATACCACCTCCGCAAGGGCGACCACCACGCCGAGGTGAACGCACTCACCGCAGCGAGGGAGCGGGCCGAGGGCGGCACGGCCGTCGTGACCCTGGAGCCCTGCAACCACCACGGCCGGACCCCGCCGTGCCGACAAGCACTGATCGATGCCAAGGTCTCCCGCGTCCTGATGGCCGTCATGGACCCCACCTCGCGAGGGGAGGGCGGCGCGGCGGTGCTGGAACAGGCCGGCATTGAGGTGGAGCGTGGCGTCCTGGAGCAGGAAGCGCTGCTTGTCCTCGGCCCGTGGCTGCACTCACTCCGTACGGGCAGGCCGCACATCACCTGGGCGTACACCGCCGGGGCCGACGAGGACGACGGTGACCAGGCCGCGAAGCTGCGCGGCACATACGATCTTGTGATTCGGCGAAACGGAGCGATTGAGGAAGGAGCCCCAGGCGGTCACGGTGAGGGCACCTTCTGCGTCCCGCTTCACCTGGCTGACCACAAGCCCCAGCAGACTTTGCGCGCGTTGGCTGAAGCAGGGGCGCGTGCAGTGCTGATCGAAGGCACCCCCAACGAAGCGGCACGACTGCTCGCTGATGCTGTGGACCGAGTGATCATCGATGTACCGCAAACGACCCCGTCGGCCCGACCGACAGCAGTGAGCGGGAGATTGCTCCCCGACGGGTTCAGTATGGCCGCCATACAACCCATCGGCCGATACGTGCGGCTCACTGCGGAACGGGCGGCTCAGAGCGTGTCTCTTTGA
- a CDS encoding Shedu anti-phage system protein SduA domain-containing protein: protein MDGVSYDNLAVLAHRRRGVPLRVFMVHHGECLYVGEFAVEPESPIERWVDTGKRDIATPYSRRRPNMVDTRAPLFRLRQLHGVSIPAGHVDPFQKAHRINLRPQPGADQFPAATAIRDLLTALESEPSTAASLGELDEAQLLATLVQRARRQADLDELRAVVENLDSRESDLQRLVERMTWIFGGEFLPGTARRNLTLRDQLDLTLLRPDGTLHGVELKKANIERLVTGQRNHLIVGAEVNKAVGQAMNYLRELDEKRPQILIDLGIDCRRASMTVVIGHTAFAATDASPEEIDEAIRTYNSHLTRVSVTTYGRLIENAQRMIDLTSSER from the coding sequence ATGGACGGCGTCTCGTACGACAATCTGGCTGTTCTCGCGCACCGTCGGCGCGGCGTGCCACTCAGGGTGTTTATGGTGCATCATGGCGAGTGCCTGTACGTTGGCGAGTTCGCGGTTGAGCCCGAATCGCCCATAGAACGCTGGGTGGATACCGGAAAGCGGGACATCGCGACCCCCTATTCTCGTCGACGACCGAACATGGTGGATACCCGGGCGCCCCTGTTCCGACTTCGTCAATTGCATGGTGTGTCAATTCCGGCAGGCCACGTGGATCCATTTCAGAAAGCTCATCGCATCAACCTTCGCCCCCAACCTGGCGCCGATCAGTTTCCTGCCGCCACTGCTATTCGCGATCTGCTGACTGCTTTGGAAAGCGAGCCATCGACTGCTGCGTCACTCGGGGAACTGGATGAGGCTCAGCTGCTCGCAACTTTGGTACAACGGGCCAGAAGGCAGGCCGACCTGGATGAGCTGCGCGCTGTCGTCGAGAACCTCGACAGCCGCGAGAGTGACTTGCAGCGACTCGTCGAGCGGATGACTTGGATCTTTGGTGGCGAGTTCCTGCCGGGTACAGCCCGCCGCAACCTCACCCTGCGGGACCAGCTCGACCTCACTCTGCTTCGGCCCGACGGAACCTTGCACGGTGTCGAACTGAAAAAGGCCAACATCGAGCGGCTCGTCACTGGCCAGCGTAACCATCTGATCGTCGGGGCGGAAGTCAACAAGGCCGTAGGTCAGGCGATGAACTACCTGCGCGAACTGGATGAAAAGCGGCCGCAGATCCTGATCGACCTCGGTATCGACTGTAGGCGGGCCTCAATGACGGTTGTCATTGGACACACTGCATTCGCGGCCACGGATGCGTCGCCCGAGGAGATTGACGAAGCCATTCGGACCTACAACTCACACCTGACCCGGGTGAGCGTTACAACGTATGGTCGCCTGATTGAGAATGCGCAGCGGATGATCGACCTGACATCTTCGGAGCGTTAG
- a CDS encoding NUDIX domain-containing protein has product MARTEYYDDPDAPEPNSLVVAASAVVTDEEGRILLQRRWDNGLWALPGGGMEMADSLPGTAVREVREETGLDVEITGLVGTYTDPRHVIAYSDGEVRRQFNVCFTARVVGGQLAISDESAELRFVSLDELDGLWMHHTQRLRLDHFLEHRECPYLG; this is encoded by the coding sequence GTGGCACGGACCGAGTACTACGACGACCCGGACGCACCAGAGCCGAACAGCTTGGTGGTTGCCGCGTCCGCTGTTGTCACCGACGAGGAAGGCCGCATCCTCCTCCAGCGCCGCTGGGACAACGGCCTGTGGGCGCTCCCGGGCGGGGGCATGGAGATGGCCGACTCTCTGCCGGGCACGGCTGTCCGCGAGGTCAGGGAGGAGACGGGGCTGGACGTCGAGATCACGGGCCTCGTGGGCACGTATACCGATCCGCGCCACGTCATCGCGTATTCGGACGGTGAGGTGCGGCGGCAGTTCAACGTTTGTTTCACGGCCCGAGTGGTTGGCGGACAACTGGCGATCTCCGACGAGTCCGCGGAGCTGCGGTTCGTTTCGCTGGACGAGTTGGACGGGCTGTGGATGCACCACACACAGCGGCTGCGGTTGGACCATTTCTTGGAGCACCGTGAGTGCCCGTACTTGGGCTGA
- a CDS encoding amidase has translation MERNFLTAEKLTAALRAGEVTSAELTDEVIARIERDDKAINAICVPDFDRARAAARDADQARARGEDRPLLGIPVTVKESYDIAGLPTTWGMPPHRNYMPAEDAVQVSRLKDAGAVVLGKTNVPLGLQDIQSFNEIYGTTNNPWDHGRTSGGSSGGSAAALASGFGALSIGSDIAGSLRTPAHFCGVYAHKPTLGLAASRGMVPPTAPALPAEPDLAVVGPMARTARDLTLLLDVMAGPDPLTLGVAHAVTLPPARHEQLHDFRVLVLDDHPLIPTGSAVRAGVTRVADALADAGARVERHSPLLPDLSEAAVLYTHLLFSGFSGRFPLEAYEQLRTHAAELSADDHSLDAALLRGMAFSHRDWIEADSRRELHRHGWRRLFAEFDAVVCPITPTPAFPHDHNPDLRERRLDIDGTDYPYLDQLVWAGLATMPGLPATAIPATRSPEGLPVGVQLIGPMHEDRTPLRLAELLEQKIGGFQPPE, from the coding sequence ATGGAGCGGAATTTTCTGACGGCCGAAAAACTCACGGCTGCTTTGCGTGCCGGTGAAGTGACCTCGGCGGAACTGACCGACGAGGTGATCGCCCGTATTGAGCGGGACGACAAGGCGATCAACGCGATCTGTGTGCCGGACTTCGACCGTGCGCGGGCCGCCGCACGCGACGCCGACCAGGCGCGCGCCCGCGGTGAGGACCGGCCGCTGCTCGGCATTCCGGTGACGGTCAAAGAGTCCTACGACATAGCCGGGCTGCCGACGACCTGGGGCATGCCGCCACACCGGAACTACATGCCGGCCGAGGACGCGGTCCAGGTGTCGCGCCTCAAGGACGCGGGCGCGGTGGTACTCGGCAAGACCAACGTGCCCTTGGGGCTGCAAGATATACAGAGCTTCAACGAGATCTACGGCACCACCAACAACCCGTGGGATCACGGTCGTACGTCGGGTGGATCCTCCGGCGGATCGGCGGCGGCCCTGGCGTCCGGATTCGGCGCGCTGTCCATCGGCTCCGACATCGCCGGTTCATTGCGTACCCCCGCACATTTCTGCGGTGTCTACGCGCACAAGCCGACACTCGGACTGGCGGCGAGCCGCGGCATGGTCCCGCCGACCGCACCGGCACTGCCGGCCGAACCCGACCTCGCCGTCGTCGGCCCGATGGCGCGCACCGCCCGCGACCTCACACTCCTGCTCGACGTCATGGCCGGACCCGATCCCCTGACGCTCGGCGTGGCACACGCCGTCACACTGCCGCCCGCGCGCCACGAGCAACTCCACGACTTCCGGGTCCTGGTCCTCGACGACCACCCGCTCATCCCGACCGGCTCCGCCGTGCGTGCGGGCGTGACCCGAGTGGCCGACGCACTCGCCGACGCCGGCGCCCGCGTCGAACGCCACAGTCCGCTGCTACCCGACCTGAGCGAAGCCGCGGTCCTCTACACCCATTTGCTGTTCTCGGGCTTCAGCGGACGTTTCCCCCTCGAAGCGTACGAGCAGCTGCGCACCCACGCCGCCGAACTGAGCGCGGACGACCACAGCCTCGATGCGGCGCTGCTGCGCGGCATGGCGTTCAGCCACCGCGACTGGATCGAGGCGGACAGCCGCCGCGAACTCCACCGCCACGGCTGGCGCCGGCTCTTCGCCGAGTTCGACGCCGTGGTGTGCCCCATCACGCCCACCCCCGCGTTCCCCCACGACCACAACCCCGACCTGAGGGAACGCCGACTCGACATCGACGGCACCGACTACCCGTACCTCGACCAGCTCGTCTGGGCCGGTCTGGCCACCATGCCCGGCCTACCCGCCACCGCCATCCCAGCGACCCGATCCCCCGAGGGCCTACCGGTGGGAGTCCAGCTCATCGGCCCAATGCACGAGGACCGCACCCCACTGCGGCTGGCCGAACTACTGGAGCAGAAGATCGGCGGCTTCCAGCCACCGGAGTAG
- a CDS encoding MMPL family transporter: MATFLYQVGRLAFRRRWYVALVWAAVLTAVGLGALKASGASDEEFSMPGIESQKAFDLMEQRFPGASADGATARVVFVAPSGEKVTATENRQAVEEAVANLGDGAQVASAVDPFRAKAVSKDGTTAYATVTYKVAANDLTDTSKNQLERALHTAQGSGLTVEAGGSAMDDGGGPGGAAEVIGVAIAAVVLLITFGSLAAAGLPLLTAIIGVGVSMATILTLSEALGLSTTTGTLAMMLGLAVGIDYALFVVSRYREERARGRVPREAVGLAVGTAGSAVVFAGLTVVIALAGLAVVGIPMLTRMGLAAAGAVVVAVLVALTLVPAFLGFWPNAVLRRRARRSGRIEEEGTRDNGGSRWARFVLRRPLPVLLLGVVGLGALAVPMTDLQLGMPGDEAKSTSTTERRAYDALAEGFGPGFNGPLTVVVDAKGDTDPKGAADTVAKEIGGTEGVVSVSPARFNEAGDTAVFQVVPSTAPTDERTKDLVTTIRGERPGAESETGATFEVTGTTALNIDVSDKVQSALVPYLVVVVGLAIVLLLVVFRSLFVPLKAALGFLLSVLASLGVVVLVFQQGHGAGLLGVEQTGPIMSLMPIFLVGIIFGLAMDYEVFLVSRMREAYVHGERPGQAITSGFRHSARVVVAAALIMIAVFAGFVGESDSMVKMIGFGLASAVLFDAFVVRMAIVPAVLALLGDRAWWLPKWLDRLLPKVDVEGEALGRRAEAGPGPGSGPGSGSGPGSDPDSGSGPGPGPGSDPEPAGTTGLEVTRT; the protein is encoded by the coding sequence GTGGCTACATTCCTTTACCAAGTGGGCCGTCTGGCCTTCCGGCGACGCTGGTACGTCGCCCTGGTCTGGGCGGCCGTCCTGACCGCCGTCGGGCTGGGCGCGCTCAAGGCTTCGGGGGCTTCCGACGAGGAGTTCTCGATGCCGGGCATCGAGTCCCAGAAGGCGTTCGACCTGATGGAACAGCGCTTCCCCGGAGCCTCCGCCGACGGCGCGACCGCCCGGGTCGTCTTCGTCGCGCCGAGCGGTGAGAAGGTCACCGCCACCGAGAACCGGCAGGCCGTCGAGGAGGCCGTGGCCAATCTGGGCGACGGGGCTCAGGTCGCGAGCGCCGTCGACCCGTTCCGGGCGAAGGCCGTCAGCAAGGACGGCACGACGGCGTACGCGACGGTCACCTACAAGGTCGCCGCCAACGACCTCACCGACACCAGCAAGAACCAGCTGGAGCGGGCCCTCCACACGGCCCAGGGCTCCGGGCTGACCGTCGAGGCCGGTGGAAGCGCGATGGACGACGGTGGCGGGCCCGGCGGTGCGGCCGAGGTGATCGGTGTCGCGATAGCCGCCGTCGTGCTGCTGATCACCTTCGGTTCGCTGGCCGCCGCCGGACTGCCGCTGCTGACCGCCATCATCGGCGTCGGCGTGAGCATGGCCACCATCCTGACCCTGTCCGAGGCGCTGGGCCTGTCCACGACGACCGGCACCCTGGCGATGATGCTGGGTCTCGCCGTCGGCATCGACTACGCCCTGTTCGTCGTCTCCCGCTATCGCGAGGAGCGAGCCAGGGGCCGGGTGCCGCGGGAGGCGGTCGGTCTGGCGGTCGGCACGGCCGGTTCCGCGGTCGTGTTCGCCGGGCTCACCGTCGTGATCGCGCTGGCCGGACTCGCGGTGGTCGGCATCCCGATGCTCACCAGGATGGGCCTGGCCGCGGCGGGCGCGGTCGTCGTCGCCGTACTGGTCGCGCTGACGCTGGTCCCGGCGTTCCTCGGCTTCTGGCCGAACGCCGTGCTCCGGCGGCGGGCCCGTCGGAGCGGACGGATCGAGGAGGAGGGCACCCGGGACAACGGGGGCAGCCGTTGGGCGCGGTTCGTGCTGCGGCGTCCGCTGCCCGTGCTGCTGCTCGGCGTGGTGGGCCTCGGGGCCCTCGCGGTGCCGATGACGGATCTGCAACTCGGCATGCCCGGGGACGAGGCCAAGTCGACCTCCACCACCGAGCGTCGGGCCTACGACGCGCTCGCCGAGGGCTTCGGGCCGGGCTTCAACGGGCCGCTGACCGTCGTCGTGGACGCGAAGGGGGACACCGACCCGAAGGGCGCCGCCGACACGGTCGCGAAGGAGATCGGCGGTACCGAGGGTGTCGTGTCCGTCTCCCCGGCCCGCTTCAACGAGGCCGGTGACACGGCCGTCTTCCAGGTCGTGCCGTCCACGGCGCCGACCGATGAAAGGACCAAGGACCTGGTCACGACCATCCGGGGCGAGCGGCCCGGGGCCGAGTCCGAGACCGGGGCGACCTTCGAGGTCACCGGCACCACCGCGCTGAACATCGACGTCTCCGACAAGGTGCAGTCCGCGCTGGTCCCCTATCTGGTGGTCGTGGTGGGTCTCGCGATCGTGCTCCTGCTGGTGGTCTTCCGGTCCCTGTTCGTCCCGCTGAAGGCGGCCCTCGGCTTCTTGCTGTCGGTGCTGGCCTCCCTCGGCGTGGTCGTCCTCGTCTTCCAGCAGGGCCACGGCGCCGGGCTCCTGGGCGTGGAGCAGACCGGCCCGATCATGAGCCTGATGCCGATCTTCCTGGTGGGCATCATCTTCGGCCTGGCCATGGACTACGAGGTGTTCCTCGTCTCGCGGATGCGGGAGGCGTACGTCCACGGCGAGCGGCCGGGCCAGGCGATCACATCCGGGTTCCGGCACAGCGCGCGCGTGGTGGTGGCCGCCGCGCTGATCATGATCGCGGTGTTCGCCGGGTTCGTCGGCGAGAGCGACTCCATGGTCAAGATGATCGGGTTCGGGCTCGCCTCCGCCGTCCTGTTCGACGCCTTCGTCGTACGGATGGCGATCGTGCCCGCCGTGCTCGCCCTGCTCGGCGACAGGGCCTGGTGGCTGCCGAAGTGGCTGGACCGGCTGCTGCCCAAGGTCGACGTGGAGGGCGAGGCGCTCGGCCGCCGGGCGGAGGCGGGGCCGGGTCCGGGGTCGGGTCCGGGCTCGGGGTCGGGACCGGGATCGGACCCGGATTCTGGGTCGGGACCGGGACCGGGACCGGGATCGGACCCGGAACCGGCCGGGACGACCGGCCTGGAAGTGACCCGCACCTGA
- a CDS encoding sensor histidine kinase, with amino-acid sequence MSTSLERYTDRFEQYADRYPHVIDVVLVLSLMGCAALGSNLTMPGADPPDQDRAATALMGVSCLALLKYRSHPRTAVVVTAVCTVIAISLGYLLTPLLLGPVMAALYWLATLTDRKTTRVFGVAVMAALMVASAVSDSMDGLSLLLRTIGPFFWLMLPLAAGNMTRLRRAYLASVQARAEHAERTREEEARLRVTEERMRIARELHDVVAHHMALANAQAGTAAHLALTSPQQTKKILTDLTGTTSSALRELKATLGLLRQNDDSASAPLEPSPGLARLPELVSACASAGLAVTVSTTGEPRPLSPGVDLTAFRIVQEALTNVSKHAAVDSAQVRLAYSGSRLLITVSNDGPGTNGSDTNGSDTDGSDTNGTSDAAKAVTDRGFGVMGMRERARTIGGELCAGPRPEGGFEVTTALPLQPSAPEAPEASESPEAAETSEAPEAAETSEAPEAAEATVGATDAPARGEKS; translated from the coding sequence ATGAGCACCAGCCTTGAGCGTTACACGGACCGTTTCGAGCAGTACGCCGACCGCTACCCCCACGTCATCGACGTGGTGCTGGTCCTGTCGCTGATGGGCTGCGCGGCCCTCGGCAGCAACCTCACCATGCCCGGCGCCGACCCGCCCGACCAGGACAGGGCCGCCACCGCTCTCATGGGCGTGTCCTGCCTCGCCCTGCTGAAGTACCGCAGCCATCCGCGTACCGCGGTCGTCGTGACCGCGGTCTGCACCGTGATCGCGATCTCGCTGGGGTACCTGCTCACCCCCCTGCTGCTGGGGCCCGTCATGGCGGCGCTCTACTGGCTGGCCACGCTCACCGACCGCAAGACCACACGCGTCTTCGGTGTCGCCGTCATGGCGGCGCTGATGGTCGCGTCGGCGGTCTCCGACTCCATGGACGGTCTGTCCCTGCTGCTCCGGACGATCGGCCCCTTCTTCTGGCTGATGCTGCCGCTCGCCGCCGGCAACATGACCCGGCTGCGGCGCGCCTACCTGGCATCGGTGCAGGCCCGCGCCGAGCACGCCGAGCGCACCCGGGAGGAGGAGGCACGGCTGCGCGTCACGGAGGAGCGCATGCGCATCGCCCGCGAGTTGCACGACGTCGTGGCGCATCACATGGCCCTGGCCAACGCGCAGGCCGGTACGGCCGCCCACCTCGCGCTCACCAGTCCGCAGCAGACGAAGAAGATCCTCACCGATCTGACCGGCACCACGTCCTCCGCGCTGCGCGAACTGAAGGCCACGCTGGGGCTGCTGCGCCAGAACGACGACTCGGCCTCCGCGCCGCTGGAGCCGTCTCCCGGCCTCGCCCGGCTGCCCGAGCTGGTCTCGGCGTGCGCGTCCGCGGGGCTCGCCGTCACGGTCAGCACGACAGGGGAGCCCCGCCCGCTCTCCCCCGGGGTGGACCTGACCGCGTTCCGGATCGTGCAGGAGGCGCTCACCAACGTCTCCAAGCACGCCGCCGTGGACTCGGCACAGGTACGTCTGGCCTACTCCGGTTCACGCCTGCTGATCACGGTCAGCAACGACGGTCCGGGCACCAACGGTTCGGACACCAACGGTTCGGACACCGACGGTTCGGACACCAACGGCACCTCCGATGCCGCCAAGGCCGTGACCGACCGGGGCTTCGGCGTCATGGGCATGCGTGAACGCGCCCGCACCATCGGCGGCGAACTCTGCGCGGGACCCCGCCCGGAGGGCGGCTTCGAGGTCACCACCGCGCTGCCGCTCCAGCCCTCGGCACCCGAAGCACCTGAAGCATCTGAATCACCTGAAGCGGCCGAAACATCAGAAGCACCCGAGGCCGCCGAAACATCAGAAGCACCCGAAGCGGCCGAGGCGACCGTAGGCGCCACAGACGCTCCCGCGCGAGGAGAGAAGTCATGA
- a CDS encoding response regulator transcription factor: MTIRVLLADDQTLLRATFRILIDSCEDMAVVGEASDGAEALELTRAHHPDIVLMDIRMPGTDGLAATSAICAAPELAATRVLILTTFETEDYVAQALRAGASGFLGKDVTADTLLAGLRTVASGEALLSPAATRTLITNFLMSPAPDAHLAPPQRLSELTVREREVMALAAEGKSNTEIAEVLTLSPLTVRTHVHRAMTKLGARDRAQLVVIAYQTGLVRATPPAP, encoded by the coding sequence ATGACCATCAGGGTGCTGCTCGCCGACGACCAGACCTTGCTGCGGGCCACCTTCCGGATCCTGATCGACTCCTGCGAGGACATGGCGGTGGTCGGCGAGGCATCGGACGGCGCGGAGGCGCTGGAGCTGACCCGCGCCCACCACCCCGACATCGTCCTCATGGACATCCGGATGCCGGGCACGGACGGGCTCGCCGCCACCTCCGCGATCTGCGCCGCCCCGGAGCTGGCCGCCACCCGCGTCCTCATTCTGACGACGTTCGAAACCGAGGACTACGTCGCCCAGGCCCTGCGCGCCGGCGCCAGTGGCTTCCTCGGCAAGGACGTCACCGCCGACACCCTGCTGGCCGGTCTGCGCACCGTGGCCTCCGGCGAGGCGCTGCTGTCCCCCGCCGCGACCCGCACCCTCATCACGAACTTCCTCATGTCCCCCGCCCCAGACGCCCACCTCGCGCCTCCGCAACGCCTCTCGGAACTCACCGTCCGCGAGCGCGAGGTGATGGCCCTGGCCGCCGAGGGCAAGTCCAACACCGAGATCGCCGAGGTCCTCACGCTCAGCCCGCTGACCGTGCGCACCCACGTTCACCGCGCGATGACGAAACTGGGCGCCCGCGACCGTGCCCAACTGGTCGTGATCGCCTACCAGACGGGCCTGGTACGGGCGACTCCGCCCGCACCGTGA